One part of the Phycisphaeraceae bacterium genome encodes these proteins:
- a CDS encoding MotA/TolQ/ExbB proton channel family protein has protein sequence MNALCFVQSLTLALQTEAPKEAKTLLQHVLSGGPIGFVIILLSFVLVVLAGMHAYQLRRSRLAPPTVISGLDRLLATGDLAGARAFCKVDENKCFLTSVFAAALTRCSRSAFGMLELRSALEEAGQEETAKMYRSVEGIGLIATISPMLGLLGTVVGMVGAFEKISTSAGFAKPPELAGSISVALITTVLGLLVAIPATFIHTYFKNRIDALAADAGTITEELTAHLDARAAQQRGGQPAQNGPRPAQRPAQPQQRPAQPVPTTQQGMNR, from the coding sequence ATGAACGCATTGTGCTTTGTTCAATCACTGACACTTGCTCTGCAAACGGAAGCTCCAAAGGAAGCAAAGACGCTGCTGCAGCACGTGCTCTCGGGCGGCCCCATCGGGTTTGTCATTATTCTGCTATCGTTCGTGCTTGTTGTGCTCGCGGGCATGCACGCGTATCAGCTGCGCCGCTCGCGACTCGCCCCACCCACCGTGATTTCAGGTCTTGATCGCCTGCTTGCAACTGGTGATCTCGCTGGAGCTCGCGCATTCTGCAAGGTCGATGAGAACAAGTGCTTCCTCACCAGTGTCTTTGCAGCAGCATTGACACGCTGCAGCAGATCGGCGTTCGGTATGCTGGAACTCCGCAGCGCACTGGAAGAGGCCGGGCAGGAAGAAACCGCAAAGATGTATCGATCTGTCGAAGGAATCGGTCTTATTGCGACAATCAGCCCCATGCTCGGCTTGCTCGGTACGGTTGTCGGCATGGTTGGTGCGTTCGAAAAAATCAGTACTTCGGCAGGATTCGCAAAGCCACCCGAACTCGCGGGCAGCATCTCCGTTGCGCTGATCACAACGGTGCTCGGGCTTCTTGTTGCCATTCCCGCAACATTTATCCATACCTATTTCAAAAACCGGATTGATGCTCTTGCGGCGGATGCCGGCACCATCACGGAAGAACTCACAGCACACCTTGACGCCCGCGCAGCACAGCAGCGTGGTGGTCAGCCTGCGCAGAACGGGCCACGTCCCGCTCAGCGTCCTGCCCAACCACAACAGCGCCCAGCGCAACCTGTCCCAACCACACAGCAGGGAATGAACCGTTGA
- a CDS encoding UMP kinase — MDRPKFTRVLLKLSGESLCKPGGHGVNPEELRTIAQEVESAHKTGVQIAIVIGGGNMIRGADLAQAGLIQRSTADYMGMLGTVMNGLALREALQSLGAECRVMSALEIKSVAEPFIRGRAIRHLEKGRVVVLVAGTGNPYFSTDTCAALRAAELNCECILKATKVDGVYSADPNKDPSAQRFSTLTFAEAIERDLKVMDTAAFAMCRDNRIPIMVFNFKESGNIARAVASEPIGTLVSM, encoded by the coding sequence ATGGATAGACCAAAGTTTACGCGTGTCCTTCTGAAACTCTCGGGCGAGTCTCTGTGCAAACCGGGCGGGCACGGCGTCAATCCTGAAGAACTTCGCACCATCGCACAAGAGGTCGAGTCTGCCCACAAAACAGGGGTGCAGATCGCAATCGTGATCGGTGGCGGGAACATGATCCGTGGCGCTGATCTTGCTCAGGCAGGATTGATCCAGCGGTCAACCGCTGACTACATGGGCATGCTCGGCACGGTGATGAACGGGCTGGCGCTGCGTGAAGCGCTGCAATCGCTCGGCGCGGAGTGCCGGGTGATGTCAGCCCTTGAGATCAAGTCAGTCGCTGAACCGTTCATCCGGGGACGAGCGATCCGGCATCTTGAAAAGGGGCGAGTGGTAGTGCTCGTTGCGGGGACGGGGAATCCGTACTTCTCGACGGACACCTGCGCAGCATTGCGTGCTGCTGAACTCAACTGTGAGTGCATCCTCAAAGCGACCAAGGTCGACGGCGTGTACTCGGCCGATCCCAACAAGGATCCCAGTGCGCAGCGGTTCTCGACACTCACCTTTGCAGAAGCGATCGAGCGCGATCTGAAGGTCATGGACACCGCAGCCTTTGCGATGTGCCGGGATAACCGGATCCCGATCATGGTGTTCAACTTCAAGGAGTCGGGCAATATCGCCCGGGCGGTTGCATCGGAGCCGATCGGCACGCTGGTTTCGATGTAG
- the frr gene encoding ribosome recycling factor, whose protein sequence is MSTDPDTILLEAEEAMAKAIDYLDHEMRGMRTGRASPALVEYIKVEYYGSPTDLKQIAAVSVPEATQLLIKPFDATSVSDIRKALEASDLGLNPQVEGKQIRLNIPPLSRERRQQLVGHVKKMGEEQKVVVRNARRDANKHAEALAKDKDAHFPEDELKTLKDEIQELTKKYEGMIDTKIDAKSTEVMEI, encoded by the coding sequence ATGTCAACCGATCCAGACACTATCCTGCTCGAAGCAGAAGAAGCAATGGCCAAAGCAATCGATTATCTCGATCACGAGATGCGAGGCATGCGCACAGGCCGTGCATCGCCTGCGCTTGTTGAGTACATCAAGGTCGAGTACTACGGCTCGCCGACCGACCTGAAGCAGATTGCTGCGGTCTCTGTGCCCGAAGCGACGCAGCTTCTCATCAAGCCGTTCGATGCGACCTCGGTATCAGACATCCGCAAGGCGCTCGAGGCAAGCGATCTCGGGCTCAATCCGCAAGTCGAGGGCAAGCAGATCCGTCTGAATATCCCGCCGCTCTCACGCGAGCGTCGTCAGCAACTCGTTGGACACGTCAAGAAGATGGGCGAGGAGCAGAAGGTCGTTGTTCGCAACGCACGCCGCGACGCGAACAAGCACGCCGAAGCGCTCGCGAAGGACAAGGACGCGCATTTCCCGGAGGACGAGCTCAAGACATTGAAGGACGAAATCCAGGAACTGACCAAGAAGTACGAGGGAATGATCGATACCAAGATCGATGCCAAGAGCACCGAGGTCATGGAAATCTGA
- a CDS encoding DinB family protein — MTTATSSVIADVLAQNARQVLGLGSMMLDGVKDEHFARKPIADGKVVNTNHPAFIFGHLAIYPPRLLGLIELDASGIVIPDTFPGLFEPGNECHDDPDGTIYPSRDVIMDVFTQGHTILAERLATVQESVLAKENPRDGRIKQICPTLGSFAAFLTSTHPMLHFGQISAWRRMMGYGSAM, encoded by the coding sequence ATGACAACAGCAACATCGTCAGTAATCGCGGATGTCCTAGCCCAGAACGCGCGCCAGGTGCTCGGGCTCGGGAGCATGATGCTTGATGGCGTGAAGGACGAGCACTTTGCTCGCAAGCCCATCGCTGATGGCAAGGTCGTCAACACGAACCATCCCGCGTTTATCTTTGGGCATCTTGCGATCTACCCGCCGCGCCTGCTGGGACTCATCGAACTCGACGCATCCGGGATTGTGATCCCTGACACCTTCCCGGGTTTGTTCGAGCCCGGCAACGAGTGCCACGACGATCCCGATGGCACGATCTATCCGTCACGCGACGTCATCATGGATGTGTTTACACAGGGGCACACCATCCTTGCTGAGCGCCTTGCAACCGTGCAGGAGTCTGTGCTCGCAAAGGAGAACCCGCGCGACGGGCGCATCAAGCAGATCTGCCCCACGCTCGGTTCGTTCGCAGCGTTCCTGACAAGCACGCACCCGATGCTGCACTTCGGGCAGATCAGCGCATGGCGCCGCATGATGGGGTATGGCTCGGCGATGTAA
- a CDS encoding agmatinase family protein → MTDIADFDPNGAATGDGIFGLPHGRDNAKIHLLPVPFDATTSYGGGASKGPDAIMDASMQVDLYDHSFGSVWKAGIFMDDAPDGVSDLSVKARGAALPIIEMGGVDPDHSGEHAHALQVVNDASEQVQMLVRTWTGQALRDGNIPGIIGGDHSTPLGAIEAAAAHLATSGKTGLGILQIDAHMDLRPAFEGFAQSHASIMHNVMEHVPTIGRLVQVGIRDSCEQEREYAKSQGKAISVWHDQDIANAVADGATLRSIMQKIVADLSEHVWISFDIDGLDPSLCPGTGTPVPGGLSFREMTLLLKTLAASGKQVVGFDLVEVCPTYDDNEWNANVGARVLYKLCGIAATTHNLIPKV, encoded by the coding sequence ATGACAGATATCGCAGACTTCGATCCGAATGGCGCAGCAACGGGCGACGGCATCTTCGGGCTCCCGCACGGCAGGGACAACGCAAAGATCCACCTGCTCCCCGTACCGTTCGATGCGACAACCTCGTATGGCGGCGGTGCAAGCAAGGGACCGGACGCGATCATGGACGCATCGATGCAGGTCGATCTGTACGACCACTCGTTCGGTTCTGTCTGGAAAGCTGGCATCTTCATGGACGATGCGCCCGATGGTGTGTCCGACCTGTCCGTCAAGGCCCGTGGTGCTGCGCTCCCCATCATCGAGATGGGCGGCGTTGATCCCGATCACTCGGGGGAGCACGCGCACGCGTTGCAGGTTGTCAACGACGCATCGGAGCAGGTGCAGATGCTCGTGCGCACATGGACGGGGCAAGCGCTCCGCGACGGGAATATCCCCGGGATCATCGGGGGCGATCACTCCACCCCGCTCGGCGCGATCGAAGCGGCGGCTGCACATCTAGCAACCTCGGGAAAAACGGGGCTCGGGATACTCCAGATCGATGCGCACATGGACCTGCGTCCTGCGTTCGAGGGGTTCGCGCAATCACACGCGTCGATCATGCACAACGTTATGGAACATGTGCCCACGATCGGCAGACTGGTTCAGGTCGGCATACGCGATTCGTGCGAGCAGGAGCGCGAGTACGCAAAGTCTCAAGGGAAAGCGATCAGCGTCTGGCACGACCAGGACATCGCAAACGCAGTCGCTGACGGCGCAACACTGCGCTCCATCATGCAGAAGATCGTCGCAGACCTCTCCGAGCATGTCTGGATCAGCTTCGATATCGACGGGCTCGATCCATCCCTGTGCCCCGGCACGGGCACACCGGTCCCCGGCGGGCTCTCATTCCGCGAGATGACACTGCTCCTCAAAACGCTTGCTGCATCCGGAAAGCAAGTCGTCGGATTCGATCTCGTCGAGGTCTGCCCAACCTATGACGACAACGAATGGAACGCGAACGTGGGCGCTCGCGTGCTCTACAAACTCTGCGGCATCGCTGCAACCACGCACAATCTCATCCCGAAGGTGTAA
- the galK gene encoding galactokinase — MSVNNRQSGSYLSKVRDASSLFAGAFGDPPAAAAVAPGRVNIIGDHIDYCGGTVLPMAINRWTAVVGSLRDDGMIRWAQQPDDDAERDEDGKVIVPIETHAQDEPRPEPGLSMSYIAGTVQTVLDEIGQSGKGLDVVLASNVPIGAGLSSSATLCASVAMCVLKLTGAELDPQRVAKLCQRVEHEWASVPCGIMDQYAVVLSQAGHATMIDCARDDVSHVPVPDDIGWLILDTGTRRSLADSAYADRRDVCARAAEKFGVEYLCHASLDDVNDPYARHVISEHHRVRAVVDAIQARDMKIVGQCMIESHASLRDDYKVSSPALDRAVQALCAMDSVRGARMTGAGFGGCVIAAVQKDSMEVVIAKVRDRVLHTISPRATVFAVHPVDCARSL, encoded by the coding sequence GTGAGTGTGAACAACAGACAATCGGGCAGCTACCTCTCAAAGGTGCGTGATGCGAGCAGCCTGTTTGCTGGCGCGTTTGGTGATCCGCCAGCAGCAGCGGCTGTAGCGCCGGGGCGTGTAAACATCATCGGCGATCACATCGACTATTGCGGCGGGACGGTGCTGCCCATGGCGATCAACCGCTGGACCGCAGTTGTTGGTTCGTTGCGGGATGATGGCATGATCAGATGGGCGCAGCAGCCGGACGACGATGCCGAGCGCGACGAGGATGGCAAGGTGATCGTGCCGATCGAGACGCACGCACAGGATGAACCTCGACCTGAGCCCGGCTTATCCATGTCGTATATTGCTGGAACAGTGCAAACGGTGCTCGACGAGATCGGACAGTCTGGGAAGGGGCTGGATGTCGTGCTCGCGTCGAACGTGCCGATCGGCGCAGGGCTTTCCAGTTCTGCTACGTTGTGTGCCAGTGTTGCAATGTGTGTGCTGAAACTGACCGGAGCAGAGCTTGATCCACAGCGTGTTGCAAAGCTATGCCAGCGGGTCGAGCACGAATGGGCGAGTGTGCCGTGCGGGATCATGGACCAGTACGCGGTTGTGCTGAGTCAAGCCGGCCATGCGACAATGATCGATTGTGCGCGTGACGATGTGTCGCATGTGCCGGTTCCCGATGACATCGGCTGGCTGATTCTCGATACGGGCACACGAAGATCGCTCGCTGACAGCGCGTACGCGGACCGGCGGGATGTGTGCGCTCGTGCCGCAGAGAAGTTCGGTGTGGAATACCTGTGCCACGCGAGTCTCGACGATGTGAATGATCCATATGCGAGGCATGTGATCTCGGAACATCATCGCGTGAGAGCAGTTGTTGATGCCATACAGGCGAGAGATATGAAAATAGTGGGGCAATGCATGATCGAATCCCACGCATCACTCCGCGATGACTACAAGGTCTCCTCACCCGCACTCGATCGAGCAGTGCAGGCACTATGCGCTATGGACAGTGTGCGCGGTGCACGAATGACCGGCGCTGGGTTTGGTGGATGCGTAATTGCTGCTGTGCAGAAGGACAGCATGGAAGTAGTAATCGCAAAAGTCAGGGATCGCGTGCTTCACACGATCAGCCCGCGCGCGACTGTGTTTGCAGTGCATCCTGTAGACTGTGCTCGCTCGTTATGA
- a CDS encoding serine/threonine-protein phosphatase has translation MQCLEVWGGNVATNTAFVMPGLDAWIYSKPFADPNIQTENHTEDAGGDIHYLSSCATGRISRLLVADVAGHGKSVAKVTSTLASLLRKHSNQVNMTRFVHGLNREFVAHSEAGIFATAVAATYWAPTNQMILCNAGHPKPLLYRSKTGAWEFIVGEALAQPVNAPHQPNNVPLGITDLVSYTATTVNMEPGDLMLLYTDSMIEARSPFGEFIGQQGLVNLMNTLDPNPTSLIPSLLAKLNEFRGGADDNDDVTAMLLRSTSFSQSRVSQTALAGMTMGRALVDKLLHPDKPFPRLEMSDGIKKLKDLGFARPELLTLRDITS, from the coding sequence ATGCAGTGCCTGGAGGTGTGGGGTGGCAATGTTGCGACAAATACGGCTTTCGTTATGCCGGGGCTGGATGCCTGGATTTATAGCAAACCGTTTGCTGACCCTAACATACAGACCGAGAACCATACTGAAGACGCAGGAGGAGATATCCACTATCTCTCCAGTTGTGCCACAGGGCGCATCTCGCGGCTTCTTGTCGCTGATGTTGCGGGGCACGGCAAGAGTGTCGCAAAGGTCACATCGACGCTTGCATCGCTGCTCCGGAAACACTCGAACCAGGTGAACATGACACGGTTCGTGCATGGGCTCAATCGTGAGTTTGTCGCCCACTCCGAAGCGGGCATCTTTGCAACCGCTGTCGCTGCCACCTACTGGGCTCCAACCAATCAGATGATATTGTGCAACGCTGGGCACCCAAAGCCGCTGCTCTATCGCTCAAAGACAGGAGCATGGGAGTTTATTGTTGGTGAAGCGCTGGCCCAGCCCGTGAATGCACCCCATCAACCCAACAATGTTCCGCTCGGTATTACGGATCTTGTCTCCTACACCGCAACAACCGTGAACATGGAGCCGGGCGATCTTATGCTGCTTTATACAGATTCGATGATCGAGGCACGTTCCCCATTCGGAGAGTTCATTGGTCAGCAGGGACTTGTGAATCTGATGAACACGCTCGATCCGAACCCAACATCACTCATTCCGTCACTGCTTGCAAAGCTCAACGAGTTCCGTGGTGGCGCTGACGACAACGACGATGTCACCGCGATGCTGCTGCGATCCACATCGTTCTCGCAATCCAGAGTATCGCAGACCGCGCTTGCAGGCATGACGATGGGGCGAGCATTGGTTGATAAGCTGCTCCACCCCGATAAACCGTTCCCACGCCTTGAAATGAGTGATGGTATAAAGAAACTGAAAGACCTCGGGTTCGCCAGACCGGAACTGTTGACACTCCGCGATATCACCTCATAA
- a CDS encoding RNA-binding protein: MTMKLYVGNLPFSVGDDELRQMFESHGQIDSAQVVMDRETGRSRGFGFVQMNDDGEANAAIEALNGYSMNGRALTVNQARERAERPSGGRGGYGGGGGGRGGYGGGGGGRGGYGGGGGGRGGYGGGDRGGYGGGGDRDW; this comes from the coding sequence ATAACGATGAAACTGTATGTTGGGAACCTGCCATTCTCGGTAGGTGATGATGAACTCCGCCAGATGTTTGAATCACACGGTCAGATCGATTCCGCACAAGTTGTGATGGATCGCGAGACCGGTCGATCGCGCGGGTTCGGGTTTGTCCAGATGAACGATGATGGCGAAGCAAACGCTGCAATCGAGGCGCTCAATGGCTACTCGATGAATGGTCGCGCGCTGACAGTCAACCAGGCACGTGAACGCGCTGAACGCCCTAGTGGTGGTCGTGGCGGTTACGGTGGCGGCGGTGGTGGTCGTGGCGGCTATGGTGGTGGCGGCGGTGGTCGTGGCGGCTACGGTGGCGGCGGCGGTGGTCGTGGCGGCTACGGCGGCGGCGACCGTGGTGGCTACGGTGGCGGTGGCGATCGCGACTGGTAA